A window from Leptothermofonsia sichuanensis E412 encodes these proteins:
- a CDS encoding phycobilisome linker polypeptide, which produces MPFGPASRLGVSLFDETPPVEWVPNRSQDEAETIIRAVYRQVLGNAYVMESERLSIPESQFKRGELSVREFVRAVAKSDLYRSRFFTSCARYRAIELNFRHLLGRPPLDLEEMRQHSTILDTQGFEAEIDSYIDSDEYQTTFGENIVPYIRGYKSEACQSMVQFTHTFQLVRGASSSSLKGNLAGKSPRLNSLVIQSVPTPVVSPASSGATFQNPSGTARTRLGAGADEEGKIYRIEVTGYRAKTVNRVSKFRRSNQVYFVPFNELSATYQKIHREGGVIASITAI; this is translated from the coding sequence ATGCCATTCGGACCAGCTTCACGTTTAGGGGTTAGCCTGTTTGATGAAACCCCTCCAGTTGAGTGGGTGCCCAATCGCTCACAGGACGAAGCCGAAACTATCATTCGAGCTGTTTATCGTCAAGTTTTGGGCAATGCCTATGTGATGGAAAGTGAGCGCCTCAGTATCCCTGAATCTCAGTTCAAGCGGGGAGAACTGAGTGTGCGTGAGTTTGTGCGTGCAGTCGCCAAGTCTGATCTTTATCGTTCCCGGTTCTTTACCAGTTGTGCCCGCTATCGAGCGATCGAACTTAACTTTCGGCATCTGCTTGGTCGTCCCCCCCTTGACCTGGAAGAAATGCGGCAACACAGCACCATTCTCGACACACAGGGCTTTGAAGCAGAAATAGATTCTTATATTGATAGCGACGAGTACCAGACTACATTCGGGGAGAACATTGTTCCCTATATCCGGGGTTACAAGAGTGAAGCCTGCCAGAGTATGGTGCAATTTACCCATACCTTTCAACTGGTGAGAGGTGCCTCCAGTAGCAGCCTCAAGGGCAATTTGGCCGGCAAGTCACCCCGTCTAAATTCATTGGTCATTCAGTCCGTTCCAACCCCTGTGGTGTCACCTGCCAGCAGTGGTGCGACCTTCCAGAATCCTTCAGGTACTGCCAGGACACGTCTTGGTGCCGGAGCGGATGAAGAAGGTAAGATTTATCGGATTGAGGTAACTGGTTATCGGGCTAAGACCGTGAACCGGGTTTCCAAATTTCGTCGGAGTAACCAGGTGTATTTCGTCCCCTTCAATGAGCTATCAGCAACCTACCAAAAAATTCATAGGGAAGGTGGCGTAATTGCCAGTATCACGGCTATTTAG
- a CDS encoding response regulator transcription factor, which translates to MKILLVEDDVRLAETLAEALTDQHYVVDIATDGEVGWHQVKTLDYDLLLLDVMLPELDGISLCHRLRSHGYNLPILMLTACDTVTDEITGLDVGADDYVIKPVDLQKLFARIRALLRRGNGISSPVLEWGDLCLNPSTYEVSYKQIPIHLTPKEYALLELLLRNGRRVLSRSVMIEHVWSLEAPPEEHAVKVHIRSLRQKLKAAGAPEELIETVHSRGYRLNQLDGQPE; encoded by the coding sequence ATGAAGATTCTTTTGGTTGAAGATGATGTTCGCCTTGCTGAAACGCTAGCGGAAGCGTTGACAGATCAGCACTATGTGGTTGATATTGCCACCGATGGGGAGGTGGGGTGGCATCAGGTGAAAACCCTGGACTACGACTTGTTGTTGCTCGATGTAATGCTACCGGAATTAGATGGCATCAGTTTGTGTCATCGGCTGCGATCGCATGGCTATAACTTACCCATTCTCATGCTGACTGCCTGTGATACCGTCACCGATGAGATTACTGGGCTGGACGTTGGGGCTGACGATTATGTGATCAAGCCAGTTGATTTACAAAAGTTGTTTGCCCGCATTCGGGCATTGTTACGCCGCGGCAATGGGATTTCGTCACCTGTCTTGGAATGGGGTGACCTGTGCCTGAATCCCAGCACCTACGAAGTCAGTTATAAACAAATTCCCATCCATCTAACGCCCAAGGAATACGCATTGCTGGAGTTGCTGCTGCGGAATGGTCGCCGTGTCCTCAGTCGAAGCGTGATGATTGAGCATGTTTGGTCACTGGAAGCGCCCCCAGAAGAACATGCCGTCAAAGTCCATATTCGAAGTTTACGCCAGAAGTTGAAAGCAGCAGGTGCACCGGAAGAGTTGATTGAGACTGTCCACAGCAGGGGGTATCGGCTTAATCAGTTAGACGGGCAACCTGAGTGA
- a CDS encoding chromophore lyase CpcT/CpeT yields MRPSDTTSDLITLACWMAGDFSNYQQAFENPKDYAHIHVLFRPLSFEFFSGIGFYSEQVYDYDLWLPYRQGVHRLVDQGDQIYIENYGLKNALIYAGSARDPDILKTITPDCIERRYHCSMIFKRNGNRFEGRVEPGNRCFIEKNGCQTYLDSSVEITETTWVSLDKGMDVNTHQQVWGSTSGPLRFEKRESFAHEIPTIG; encoded by the coding sequence ATGCGACCCTCTGATACAACGTCTGATCTCATCACGCTGGCTTGTTGGATGGCAGGAGATTTTAGTAACTATCAACAGGCATTTGAAAACCCGAAAGATTACGCCCATATCCACGTTCTCTTTCGCCCGTTATCGTTTGAGTTTTTCTCTGGTATTGGATTCTATTCAGAGCAGGTTTATGACTATGACCTGTGGTTACCCTATCGCCAGGGTGTACATCGCCTGGTTGACCAGGGCGATCAAATTTATATTGAGAACTATGGCTTGAAGAATGCCCTGATTTATGCTGGCTCAGCACGGGATCCAGATATCCTCAAAACGATTACTCCAGACTGTATTGAGCGCCGATACCATTGCTCGATGATCTTCAAGCGAAATGGAAATCGATTTGAGGGTCGTGTAGAACCTGGAAACCGTTGTTTTATTGAAAAGAATGGTTGCCAGACCTATCTAGACAGTTCTGTTGAAATCACTGAAACAACCTGGGTCAGCCTGGATAAAGGGATGGATGTAAACACTCATCAGCAAGTCTGGGGGTCTACTTCTGGACCTTTACGGTTTGAAAAACGAGAAAGCTTTGCTCACGAGATTCCCACTATCGGATAA
- a CDS encoding phycobiliprotein lyase, with translation MNITEFVENSIGRWRSQRSVHHLAFGHFEAVQSEIDIVSLAVDDPAVVDLCKAHEVNPESAVSPFRMSWEGQSDWDEDEAVKGTCILVPIPDSAQANQGKLLRDQGYAETISAAGDYRLTEDGTFVLVTAYDRAAAEEKIWFVSSNVRCRVSLIKTSAGTGVVTASFSSEIRQNS, from the coding sequence ATGAATATCACAGAGTTTGTGGAAAATTCAATTGGGCGCTGGCGATCGCAGCGCAGTGTTCATCATCTGGCGTTTGGTCACTTTGAAGCCGTTCAGTCTGAAATCGATATCGTCTCGCTGGCAGTAGACGATCCGGCAGTGGTGGATCTTTGTAAAGCTCATGAAGTCAATCCTGAGTCAGCCGTTTCACCATTTCGGATGAGTTGGGAGGGGCAATCAGACTGGGATGAAGATGAGGCGGTTAAAGGCACCTGCATTCTGGTCCCGATCCCTGATTCAGCCCAGGCTAACCAGGGCAAGCTCTTGCGAGATCAGGGCTACGCTGAAACGATTTCAGCGGCAGGAGACTACCGGCTCACAGAGGATGGCACCTTTGTTCTGGTGACGGCCTATGATCGGGCTGCGGCAGAAGAGAAAATTTGGTTTGTCAGTTCAAATGTTCGCTGTCGCGTATCCCTCATCAAAACCAGTGCCGGTACAGGCGTTGTCACCGCTTCTTTTTCTTCTGAAATTCGTCAAAATAGCTAA